ctctctctctctctcctttcccttccttccttccttccttccttccttccttccttccttccttccttccttccttgtttgttttatgttttgagacagaattttggtagctcaggctgtcctcaaactcaagatcctcttacctcagcttctcaggtgctgggatcacaggtgtgcaccacgctcagccaaccccccccccttaCAGGGACCCTGTCAAGGTCAAAGCTCCCTGAGATGTTTGTATCTGGGAGCTCCAGGAAACCATAGAGATTAGAATCAGCGTCTTTTTCTCTGCCTCACGAAGCCAGGAAGAGGACAGGGTGAGATCAGCCAGGAAGGGAGGTGGTCAGTTGACAGTGTGAGATTGGGTTTAGAGAGGCCTGCAGCAGAGGTCTGAGTCATCGGAGCAAGGCCAGTGAGAGCTGGATCTCTAGGAGAAACAGTCAATCCCTGTCTGGGGACTTGAGAGTACCCTGAGGGGCAGAGTGTGAGGTTATCCAGTTGGGCCTAGAATTAACCCTTTAGTGACTTGAGCATGGGACCTTGGGGATGGCCAGAGTAGCGAGTAGGAAGAAGATATGGAGCTGAGGGGGAATCAGAGTAGGGTGAGTGGCTGGGGCCCAGGGTTATTTTTCAAGCATTTTTACTCtctcctttgaatttttttcccccagagagggtttctctgtgtagccctggctgtcctggaactcacgctgtagaccaggctggtctcaaactcagagatctgcctgcctctacctcccaagtactgggattaaaggtgtgtgccaccactgccaggctaatACAAGAAATTTCATActtactttcttttgttgttgttatttattattactgaGATGGGGGTCtagttatgtagctcaggctggccttcaacttaatgtgtagcccaggctggtctggaagtcCTCAtttttctgccttagcctcctcagtactggggttATACAGGCACATCTCACTACATCTGGTTCAAAATCTACTcctattcttgtttttatttttgcttttctttctctctttctcttctcttctctctctctctctctctctctctctctctctctctctctctttctttcttttttttctgagacagggtttctctgtgtagctttgcacctttcctggaactcactcggtaacccaggctggcctagaactcacagagatctgcctccctctgcctcctgagtactgggactaaaggtgcacaccaccactgcctggcttcacaattctgttttttaaaagcgTGTTTGtcagttttgtgtgtatgtgtgcatgtgtgcatgtatgtgcaccacgtgttcACAGGAGCCTGCCAAGGTCAGGAGATGTCGGATTCTGGCACCAGAGTTCTGCACAGTTGTGTGCTGccacctcagtgctgggaactgaacaactCGGGCCCTTCACAAGAGTGGCAAGTGCtcttcttaatggctgagccatctctccagccccctgattcttatttcttcttctgccttctgcTGGCCCCAAACACCGCCTCTGCTTCTGACTCTTGAGTTCCAAAGCTTGAAGGTTTGGGAAATGGGTGGATTGCTGGGCTTCCAAGGAGgtaaggagggatgagagggaggcTCAGAGCAGGAGACATTTGCAGAGGGACATGTGTGTTTCAGGTAGGGCAGCGTGGGTCTGGACTCCAGGGGATGACTCCAAAGCCAGTATTGTGCTGGGTTTGGAGCCCGGGGCTTCATGAatactaggtaagcactctatccACATTCCTAAGCTCCCCCCTCtccagcattttcttttaaattttgagtttGGGTTTCATGTCATGCAGGCTAGCACTGACTGCCCCCCccatcctgcctccagcttctgaATGTCATGAGCCATCAAGCCTGGTTTAATAAAAGAACTTTTAAAGCagggcttctcaaccttcctaatgctgtgactctttgatacagttcctcatgttgtggtgactccagctataaaattattttcgttgccacttcataactgtgatttttgctactgttatgagttgtaatgtaaatatctgtgtcttctgatggtcctaggcaacccctgtggaagggtcgtTCAGTCCCGGAAGTGACCCACGTGTTCAGAACTGCTGTTTTAGAGGAAAGCCACAAAACCACAAGATACCCACCGCTGTTTTCAAAGGCCCACATTGCCCAATGTCCTTACACATCATGGTTACATTGTCACTCTGGTGAACACTGTCACCCTGTGGGAACCCACCCCACTGGGCATGCCAACCACAGAATGAAGCTTCACTTCCAATAATGACATGTTTTGAAATAGACGACATTGTCCTATCTTTATTTCAACTTTGGATATTGTTCCAAGTtcagggcacacacctgtaatcccagcttatgggaggtggaagcaggacaATCCCAAAGTTTGaaatcatcttcagctacatagtgtgagttttgagacacacacacacacacacacaccacacacacacacacacacacagttaaaataaaCCCCATCAAtggtaagatggcttagcagggaaCATGCTCACCCCGGAGGTTGGAGACCTGAGTTCTACCCGAGAACCTACATAAAGGTTGAGGGAGACAACAGAGTTATcatctgacttccatgtgtgtgcCGCGACATGCATGTGGACACGCAGATAGGCAAtgataaatttaaagaaatctcATTGGTGAGGCATGggggcacccgcctttaatcctatctcttgggaggcggaggcaggccgatctctgtgacttcgaggccagcctgggctacagagtgagaccctgtctcagctcCATCCACCCCCCAATACTGCGTTGAAGTTCATGTATGGTGGGCCTTGCTTGAACTATCGTCACTTGGGCAGCTGAGGTAAGAGGGACGGCATGATTGCACGTTGGCCTAGGCTACAGATGgcattcaagaccagcttgggtaatttaccctgtctcaaaacaaaaactacaaatggCCGGTTATGTAGACCTTCAGCATCTCCACGGGAAGAGCTGAGCCTCAGAAAGATGGGGTAAGGTCCCAGTCCCCCGGGGATGTGTCTGCCAACTCACACACTGTCTACCTCTTTGATTCTGCTTAGGAACCCATAAACAAAAGCGCCATTGACTACAGCAATTATAACTACCCTGATGAGAACATCAACTTTGATGTGCCTGTGGATGGTGGTCCCCCTCAGCTGTGGCATCCTGAGGATATTGTAGCCCTGATCATCTACTCGGCTGTGTTCCTGGTGGGAGTTCCCGGGAAcgccctggtggtgtgggtgacAGCATTCGAGGTCAGACGTACCATCAACGCCATCTGGTTTCTGAATCTGGCGGTGGCTGACCTCCTCTCCTGCGCGGCACTGCCTGTCCTATTCGTGGCCCTTATAAAGTATGACAACTGGCCCTTCAACAATCAGACCTGTGTAATCCTACCCTCACTCATTCTGCTCAACATGTACGCCAGCATCCTGCTGCTGGCCACCATTAGCGCCGATCGTTTCCTGCTGGTATTCAACCCCATTTGGTGTCAGAAGGTCCGAGGGACCCGCCTGGCGTGGATGGCCTGTGGAGCGGCCTGGACCTTAGCACTGCTTCTCACCATCCCGTCCTTCCTGTTCCGTCAGGTTCACGAAGATATCATCTCAAAGAAGCGGATATGTGGCATTAACTATGGGAAGGGTGGCATCCACAAGGAGAGGGCTGTGACCATGCTGCGGCTGATCATGGGCTTTGTGTTGCCTCTGCTCACGCTCAGTCTCTGCTACACCTTCCTCCTGCTGAGGACCTGGAGTCGCCGGGCCACACGCTCCACCAAGACGCTCAAGGTGGTGGTGGCCGTGGTTAcctgtttctttgtcttctgGTTGCCCTACCAGGTCACAGGGGCCATGATGGGTTGGCTGCACCAGACCTCGCCCACCTTCTTGAAGGTGCAGAGGTTGAACTCCTTGTGCGTGTCTCTGGCCTACGTCAACTGCTGTGTGAACCCCATCATCTACGTAGTGGCCGGCCAGAGCTTCCAAGGGCGGCTTCGCAGGTCACTCCCCAGCATCATCCGGAATGTGCTCTCTGAGGACTCGGTGGCCAGGGACAGCAAGTCTTTCACTCGTTCCACGGTGGACACCCCAACCCTAAAGAGTCAGGCCGTGTAGAGGACATATCGCCACCGGCCCAGCGGCTCCTTTTCCgccctcctcttccttgtttcttcctccttctctttttccttttcctcctcctcctcttttctcttcctgaacCCTGGGAttatgtgttgtagaatattccgaagtgtgtgacttttgtttatgttgcatttgtttaactctgtgaagctgtgttactgtgcctgtctaaaacacctgatggtctaataaaggactgaatggccaatagcgaggcaggagaaaggctaggcagggctggcaggcagagagaatacacagaaggagaaatttgggatgCAAAAAGAAGTATCCAGAGAAGGAggtggactccaggggccagccatccagctacacagcaggccaaggagtaagatttacagaagtaagagaacgggaaaagccaagaggcaaaaggtagacgggataatttaagttaaggaagaCTGacaagaagcaagccaagctaaggccagatatttataattaagaacaagcctccgtcgtgtgatttatttgggagttggtgagcccccccccaaaagagcaaaaccaaacaacagcaatTATAGGCATAAATTCCTTTGAAGAGAAACGTCACATTAAGATATATTACTTGGCTTTCGTTTCTAAGAGAGACCTTTGCTGTACTGTCCACTGGCTTGCCTGGGCAGATGCACATGTGATAATGATGACCTCTGGGGGCAGGGTAACCAGAGAACAAGAGAACTTCGTGTCATtcattattcttattctttttttttttttttttttttttttaatggcactgggaatggaatccagggctcTCAAAGCCACTCAAGTAAactgccactgagctgtgtcgCCCCAGACTCTGGGCAACCAGCCACCATCCGacaccttctctttctttctttctttctttttttgacacaaggtctcatgtagccttgtTTGGCCTTGGCCCAATCCCCCCCGCTTCcgtctcccaagtgttgtgattCTAGGCCTGTGCCACTGTGTCTAACCTGCCCTTCATTTCTACAATGCTGTCTCTTCATGAATGGTATTCAGTGGAATCCAAGCTTTGTAAAAAACAGCTGTGCATGGCTTACGTGATAAAgatctaaacaaaaaaaaaggtacaaaaatgtgttatttaatttttaaaaagcatttatttatttattttatgggggATGGTGCTGGGCACATGCCATGGTGtaggtgtggaggccaggggaacAACTTGTTGGAATAGGTTCTCTCATTTCAATTACGAGGGtcccgggaattgaactcggatCATTAGGCTTGCcggcaagcacctttccctgctgagttATATCACTGGCCACAGATGTGCTCTTTTGTAATGTGTAATCTCAGCTTAGAGAACACATGCACGAGAGTGTATGTGTTGGCTAGAAAATACGTAtggaaagccgggcggtggtggcgcacacctttaatcccagctctctggaggcagaggcaggcggatctctgtgagttcgagtccagcctgggctacagagttcgaggaaaggcacaaaggtacacagagaaaccctgtctcgaaaaaccaaaaaaaaaaaaaaaaaaaaagaaaaagaaaaaaaaaaagaaaaaaaaaagaaaaaagaaaagaaaagaaaatatgtatggGACAACCCCAGAATTATGAGGCAATCGGGTAAATGGTTTTGAATTTTCTGGTCAGCACactaaaaaagggaaaaagaaagattcaataagagaaaacatggctGTGGGGGCTTAAGCCTgcaccccagcacctgggagcctTAGGAACAAGAACTGAGcattagaagccagcctgggttacccaGGGAGACTCACAAAGTCTCACGAAgtccaaacaaacaataaatgaagTAAGATACTGGAGTCTGGCTCTGCCAGGTCCTCCCTTCTTCCAAGTGGATCTGTGACCATTGGCTTCTACCTCTGTTGCGCTAGTGACACTGACCTCACcggaactttttgttttgttttgttttgtttttgcttttgagacagggtttctctctgtagtcccaGCTTTCCTGgaggaactcgctctgtagcccaggctggccttgaactcacagagttccacctgcctctgcctcccgagtgctgggattaaaggcatgcgccaccacactggactttcttctgttttttggaTGGTGTCTACGGGGTTgagatttatttttgagacaggatctcatccaGGCTAACTTTCTGCTGGGTATGGAgctgaggctgatcttgaacttctgatacttctgcctctacctcccacatgttgggattacaggtgtgcacaccaccccaccccaagttGTCTCTCTCTTGTGATTTTTCTCACTCCtgacctcctcacctcctcacccaTGTCCCAGATGTCCTCTTCAAACCTCTTCTTCTCCTTGCTTCTCCATTCCAGGAAAAACCACGCCGGTCCTCTCAGTCCACCCAGTGGGGACCCACCCTCCTTCCTACCACACACCCGGCTGCTCCAggtcctctctcttctccctcttgggTCCATGCCTCACCTCTCCCTTCGTCTCCTAGCTGTCCATCCCTGCTCCCATTCTGTCTTCTTGCCAAGTGTCCCCTCCTTCAGGGAGTCCCCTGTGACCACCCCCCCTTGCTTCCCATAAGCATCCCACCCCAAATCTTTGTCCCTGACCGCCTTTGAGCTTCCTGGTTCAGAGAGTAAGTAGTATATCCAGAATGACATGCTGTTTTAAGAGCTGGTCCTGGgtaggagggggagagggggcgTGGATAGAAAGATggatcagtgattaagagtacttattGTTCCTTTAGAATAGTGGTTCTCAGCCAATGAGTCACAGCCCCTCTGTCAAACCTCTAtatccaaatacacacacacacacacacacacacacacacacacacacacacacacacacatatatatatttggtttctcgagacaggctttctccgtgtagttttggttcctgtcctggatctcgctctctagaccaggctgtcctgaaactcacagagatctgcctggctctgcctcatgagtgctaggattaaaggcctgcaccagcGCTGCCCCTgccccaaaatatttttaattaatgaatttttttattttatatgcattggtgttttgtcatggttgttggatcccctggaactggaattacagacaattatgagctgccatgtgggtgctgggacttgaactcgggtcctctggaagagcagtctgtggtcttaactgctgagccctctttccagccccctccaaaaaatatttgcttcatgattcataacagtagcaaaattacagttatgaagtagcaacgaaaatgattttatgattggggggtcaccacagcaagagactgtattaaagggtcgcagcgttaggaaggttgagagctgctgttttagaggacctggttcagatcccagcatcacATAGTGTCTCCCAATGGTCTGTAATGGCCTCCATGCACACCAAGCACACCCATGGTGCaaatacttgcaggcaaaacacccatacatataaaataaaaagagagctgGGCCCAGGATAGGATGCAGTTCAGTAGGTAGGGTCCTGGCCTAGCGTGAATGAAGCCTGGGGTTCAGTCGCCAACAGTGAATAAAACCCTGAATGgtggcagggtgtggtggcgcgtgctttcaattccagcactccagacacagaggcaggcagatttctgggagtttgaggccaacctggtttacatagtgaggtccaggtcagctagggctacatagtgagatttggtcacaaaacagcaaaacaaacaaatacacacacacacacacatacacacacacacacacacacactcaaccctgcatgatggcacacaccagTAACCTCAatacttaggaggtggaggctggaggctcaGTTGTCCGAGGTCTTTCtctgctacacagtgaatttgtggctagcctgggctacatgagatcttgccTGTCtcaaataccaccaccaccacccccaaaaaagaaaaaacccaggcTGGCACAAATGTGCTCTTTTGTAATATGTAATctcagtcttttttttgttttgtttttgtttttgtttttgagacagggtttctctatgtagttttggagacattcctggaactcactctgtagaccaaggctggcctcgaattcacagagatccacctgcctctgcctcctgagtgctgggattaaaggcgtgcgggtgacacacaactttaatctcagcacttgaaagacagagccaggtggagctctgtgagtttgggctacacagagataaccctgttccaaaaacaaaacaaagagaggggctggagaggtggctcagtggtttaagagcactggctgctcttccaggggacccaagcttggctcccagcatccactcggtggctcacaactgtctgtaactctggttccaggggatttgatgcccttttctggcctccacgggcatgCATgaggtgcacagatacacatacaaacaagacACTCATGCCccatatggtaaaaaaaaaaaaaaaaaaaagttaaaaaaagaaaacagaaagatctgGACATCCATCAGGTGATGGTCATGAAGGGGATCCAGGTGGCGACTCCAGGAGGCTGGGGTTAACTAACTCTGCCCCAAACAGAAGTTGGCAGAGAGTCCCTGGGATTGCCAAATGGTGTGGCCTGTGGAATCTGCTTTGTCAACAGGGCTTGGAAGAGGAAGTGACCAGGGAAGGAAGTGGGCTGAGAGCTTGGTGGACTCCagtgttttctctcccctcccccagcccccgccTTTGGCACCCTTGGGTCTGGCACACCCATCTGTTCTTCAGATGCAGGGCTCCAAAGCCTGAGGCCAGAGCCTTCCCTTGTCCTGGTGACCTCTGGGACCCTCAGACTGCTCACATCCAGGAAGCTGGTGGATTGTATGAGAGTCTTCTGGGATGAGCTGTGAGGgtctgggaggtggctcagtgggtagggttGGCCCCTCAAGCGTGAGGACGTGAATCCCCG
The sequence above is drawn from the Peromyscus leucopus breed LL Stock chromosome 1, UCI_PerLeu_2.1, whole genome shotgun sequence genome and encodes:
- the C5ar1 gene encoding C5a anaphylatoxin chemotactic receptor 1; the protein is MEPINKSAIDYSNYNYPDENINFDVPVDGGPPQLWHPEDIVALIIYSAVFLVGVPGNALVVWVTAFEVRRTINAIWFLNLAVADLLSCAALPVLFVALIKYDNWPFNNQTCVILPSLILLNMYASILLLATISADRFLLVFNPIWCQKVRGTRLAWMACGAAWTLALLLTIPSFLFRQVHEDIISKKRICGINYGKGGIHKERAVTMLRLIMGFVLPLLTLSLCYTFLLLRTWSRRATRSTKTLKVVVAVVTCFFVFWLPYQVTGAMMGWLHQTSPTFLKVQRLNSLCVSLAYVNCCVNPIIYVVAGQSFQGRLRRSLPSIIRNVLSEDSVARDSKSFTRSTVDTPTLKSQAV